The following are from one region of the Escherichia sp. E4742 genome:
- the dnaQ gene encoding DNA polymerase III subunit epsilon — protein sequence MSTAITRQIVLDTETTGMNQIGAHYEGHKIIEIGAVEVVNRRLTGNNFHVYLKPDRLVDPEAFGVHGIADEFLLDKPTFAEVADEFMDYIRGAELVIHNAAFDIGFMDYEFSLLKRDIPKTNTFCKVTDSLAVARKMFPGKRNSLDALCARYEIDNSKRTLHGALLDAQILAEVYLAMTGGQTSMAFAMEGETQQQQGEATIQRIVRQASKLRVVLATEEELAAHEARLDLVQRRAEEKCLWRA from the coding sequence ATGAGCACTGCAATTACACGCCAGATCGTTCTCGATACCGAAACCACCGGTATGAACCAGATTGGCGCGCACTATGAAGGCCACAAGATCATTGAGATTGGTGCCGTTGAAGTGGTGAACCGTCGACTGACGGGCAATAACTTCCATGTTTATCTCAAACCCGATCGGCTGGTGGATCCGGAAGCCTTTGGCGTACATGGTATTGCCGATGAATTTTTGCTCGATAAGCCCACGTTTGCCGAAGTAGCCGATGAGTTCATGGACTATATTCGCGGCGCGGAACTGGTTATCCATAACGCAGCGTTCGATATCGGCTTTATGGACTACGAGTTTTCGTTGCTTAAGCGCGATATTCCGAAGACCAATACCTTCTGTAAGGTCACCGATAGCCTTGCGGTGGCGAGGAAAATGTTTCCCGGTAAGCGCAACAGCCTCGATGCGTTATGCGCCCGCTATGAAATAGATAACAGTAAACGAACGCTGCACGGGGCATTACTCGATGCCCAGATCCTTGCGGAAGTTTATCTGGCGATGACCGGTGGTCAAACGTCGATGGCTTTTGCGATGGAAGGAGAGACACAACAGCAGCAAGGTGAAGCAACAATTCAGCGCATTGTACGTCAGGCAAGTAAATTACGCGTTGTTTTGGCGACAGAGGAAGAGCTTGCAGCACATGAAGCCCGTCTCGATCTGGTGCAGAGAAGGGCGGAGGAGAAGTGCCTCTGGCGGGCATAA
- the ykfM gene encoding protein YkfM, with the protein MRLHVKFKDFLSMLFMAILFFPAFNASLFFTGIKPLYSIIKDSTEIFYDWKMLILCFGFISFSFLNINIILITIIKTFLIKKTKVINFATEITMQLTLIFLLVAIAIAPLMAPFVTGYVNTHYHPCSNNKGIFSGAIYVKNGMKCNNEYISHRGD; encoded by the coding sequence ATGCGCTTACATGTTAAATTTAAAGACTTCCTTTCGATGCTTTTTATGGCTATATTATTTTTCCCTGCATTCAATGCTTCTTTGTTTTTTACCGGAATTAAACCTCTATATTCAATAATAAAAGACTCCACGGAAATATTTTACGACTGGAAAATGTTAATTCTATGCTTTGGTTTCATATCGTTTTCCTTTCTGAATATTAATATAATTTTAATTACAATAATAAAAACATTCTTAATCAAGAAAACGAAGGTTATCAATTTCGCCACAGAAATAACAATGCAGTTAACTCTTATTTTTTTATTAGTAGCTATCGCAATAGCACCTTTAATGGCCCCCTTTGTCACAGGATATGTCAATACTCATTATCACCCCTGCAGTAATAACAAAGGAATATTCTCAGGTGCAATCTATGTTAAAAATGGCATGAAATGTAATAATGAATATATTTCTCACAGAGGTGATTAA
- a CDS encoding Hcp family type VI secretion system effector, with product MANMSYLTLSGETQGLISAGCSTLDSVGNKAQTEHKDQIMVYALMHSMSRSQNVNHHELIITKPVDKSSPLLAKALSDNEKMATCEFILYRTSKAGIYQPYYKINLSKARISSIDFVTPHAVLEKELEPQERIAFIYDDISWEHMLAGTNAMSKWQDRVQ from the coding sequence ATGGCGAATATGAGTTATTTAACTTTAAGTGGGGAAACACAAGGGCTGATTTCAGCAGGTTGCTCAACGCTTGATTCTGTCGGAAACAAAGCGCAGACAGAACATAAAGATCAGATCATGGTTTATGCGTTAATGCACTCCATGTCAAGAAGTCAAAATGTCAATCATCATGAATTGATTATCACCAAACCTGTTGACAAATCCTCTCCATTGCTGGCTAAAGCACTTAGTGACAATGAAAAAATGGCAACATGTGAATTTATACTCTACCGAACCAGTAAAGCGGGTATTTACCAGCCTTACTATAAAATAAATTTATCAAAAGCCCGAATATCAAGTATTGATTTTGTCACACCGCATGCTGTCCTGGAAAAAGAACTGGAGCCACAGGAGAGAATTGCCTTTATTTATGACGATATTTCCTGGGAGCATATGTTAGCCGGTACAAATGCAATGAGTAAATGGCAGGATCGTGTACAGTAA